A DNA window from Rhizobium sp. NXC14 contains the following coding sequences:
- a CDS encoding DUF982 domain-containing protein codes for MQTVGIVDWHTSEDFAPLMLVMGGQEKHRLVRSLGEVAGALVAAWPTDDGREYIAAVKTCLDAIQGNISPDMARAALIRAAEEAGIRVIAVVH; via the coding sequence ATACAGACGGTCGGAATTGTAGACTGGCACACAAGCGAAGACTTCGCGCCTCTGATGCTTGTGATGGGCGGTCAGGAAAAACACAGGCTGGTCCGGTCGCTCGGTGAGGTCGCAGGCGCGCTTGTCGCCGCCTGGCCGACGGATGACGGCCGGGAATATATAGCGGCTGTAAAGACCTGCCTTGACGCGATCCAGGGCAATATTTCGCCCGATATGGCGCGCGCCGCCCTCATTCGCGCCGCGGAGGAAGCCGGAATACGGGTGATCGCGGTCGTTCACTGA
- a CDS encoding DUF488 domain-containing protein produces the protein MEKVDTFTIGFTQTTAQNFFERLKNAGVKRLLDVRLNNTSQLAGFAKANDLRFFLKTIAEIDYAHEPNLAPTEAMLTAFKKEKGDWYTYRARFMNLMELRHVEERYTPGSFHGACLLCSEAKPHNCHRQLVCEYLNGKWGGSLKVRHL, from the coding sequence ATGGAAAAAGTTGATACATTTACGATTGGTTTTACGCAGACGACGGCCCAGAATTTCTTTGAACGACTAAAGAATGCAGGCGTCAAACGATTGTTAGACGTCCGCTTGAATAATACCTCTCAGTTGGCAGGCTTCGCAAAAGCCAACGATCTAAGATTTTTTTTGAAAACTATTGCTGAAATAGATTATGCTCACGAGCCAAATCTGGCGCCAACAGAAGCTATGCTTACAGCCTTTAAGAAAGAAAAAGGCGACTGGTATACTTATCGAGCTCGATTTATGAACTTGATGGAATTACGACACGTCGAAGAACGATACACTCCTGGGTCGTTTCACGGAGCATGTTTGCTGTGCTCTGAAGCAAAGCCTCATAATTGCCACCGGCAGCTTGTTTGTGAATATCTCAACGGAAAATGGGGAGGTTCTTTAAAGGTTCGCCATCTTTAA
- a CDS encoding GYD domain-containing protein codes for MAMYLTRFSYTPETWARMIEKPEDRREAARSYIESVGGKLHGFWYAFGEHDGWNLWEAPDNVSMAAVTLAIGAGGALSSIETTVLLEVEDTIQALERAKSIRYRPPAA; via the coding sequence ATGGCCATGTATCTCACACGCTTCAGCTATACGCCCGAAACCTGGGCGCGCATGATCGAAAAGCCTGAGGATCGCCGCGAGGCGGCACGCAGCTACATCGAATCCGTGGGCGGCAAACTCCATGGGTTCTGGTATGCCTTTGGCGAGCATGACGGATGGAATTTGTGGGAGGCGCCCGACAACGTATCGATGGCGGCCGTCACGCTTGCGATCGGCGCCGGCGGCGCGCTCAGCTCGATCGAGACCACCGTGCTGCTCGAAGTCGAGGACACGATCCAGGCCCTGGAAAGAGCGAAGTCGATCCGATACCGCCCGCCGGCAGCCTAG
- a CDS encoding ABC transporter permease, translated as MAVTLDQTIAQRERSRLSEFVGSQTFWVLIAVILACLFLSFATDSFATAKNLYNITRNVTFVAIIALGMTLVIITGGIDLSVGSVLCLCSMVLAVTMHAGYGIEIGIAAAIGTALVVGAFNGVMIAYLDFPPFVVTLGMLSVARSLAMVASNNTVVFQFGPDHDKLLALGGGAWFLGIANPVLYMIILALLTGFVLRWTRFGRYIFAIGGNEHAATLTGVPVRRIKVAVYMISALSAGIAGIVQTGWLGAVTTNIGAGMELQVIAAAVIGGANLAGGVGTAFGALVGAALIEVIRNSLGLLGINAFWQGTFIGGAIVLAVLFDRIRNFRQSE; from the coding sequence ATGGCAGTTACCCTCGATCAGACGATTGCGCAGAGAGAGCGAAGCCGGCTTTCGGAGTTCGTCGGCAGTCAGACCTTCTGGGTGCTGATCGCCGTCATCCTCGCCTGCCTCTTCCTGTCCTTTGCCACGGATTCCTTTGCGACGGCGAAGAACCTCTACAACATCACCCGGAACGTCACCTTCGTCGCCATCATCGCGCTCGGCATGACGCTGGTCATCATCACCGGCGGCATCGACCTCTCCGTCGGCTCGGTGCTCTGCCTCTGCAGCATGGTGCTGGCTGTCACCATGCATGCCGGTTACGGCATCGAAATCGGCATAGCGGCCGCGATCGGCACGGCGCTTGTCGTCGGCGCTTTCAATGGCGTTATGATCGCCTATCTCGATTTCCCGCCCTTCGTGGTGACGCTTGGCATGCTGTCGGTGGCGCGCAGCCTCGCCATGGTCGCCTCCAACAACACCGTCGTTTTCCAGTTCGGTCCCGATCACGACAAGCTCCTGGCGCTCGGCGGCGGCGCCTGGTTTCTCGGCATCGCCAATCCTGTCCTCTACATGATCATTCTGGCGCTTCTGACCGGCTTCGTGCTGCGCTGGACGCGGTTCGGCCGCTATATCTTCGCCATCGGCGGCAATGAACACGCCGCGACACTGACCGGCGTTCCGGTGCGTCGCATCAAGGTCGCCGTCTACATGATTTCGGCGCTGTCGGCCGGCATTGCCGGCATCGTCCAGACCGGCTGGCTCGGCGCCGTCACCACCAATATCGGGGCCGGCATGGAACTGCAGGTCATCGCCGCCGCCGTCATTGGCGGCGCCAATCTCGCCGGCGGCGTCGGCACCGCCTTCGGCGCCCTGGTCGGTGCGGCTCTGATCGAAGTGATCCGCAACAGCCTCGGTCTGCTCGGCATCAACGCCTTCTGGCAGGGGACTTTTATCGGCGGCGCGATCGTGCTGGCGGTGCTGTTCGATCGGATCCGGAATTTCAGGCAGAGCGAATAG
- a CDS encoding DUF488 domain-containing protein: MSSNTQSTLFTIGHSTHTYEKFLSLLLHAGITAIADVRSSPFSKHFSHFNGDTLKRELRKDGIEYSFLGEELGGRPTSPDFFCEGVADYEKMAKADKFKRGLSRVIEGARTYQVALMCSEHNPLDCHRCLLVGRALKENGLDVRHILSDGRIRSHRHIEDNLLALLGNTTGDLFMPAQDRLSAAYRDRASKVAYALPVHRKATY, from the coding sequence ATGTCTTCCAACACGCAATCGACATTATTTACCATCGGTCACTCGACGCACACTTATGAGAAATTCCTCTCGCTGCTTCTACATGCCGGAATCACCGCTATTGCGGATGTTCGTAGCAGCCCATTCTCCAAACACTTCTCTCATTTTAATGGGGATACCCTAAAGCGCGAGCTTCGAAAGGACGGTATAGAGTATTCTTTTCTCGGAGAAGAGTTGGGGGGGCGACCAACAAGTCCTGATTTCTTTTGTGAAGGGGTAGCCGATTATGAAAAAATGGCGAAGGCCGATAAGTTCAAGAGGGGGCTTTCCAGGGTAATTGAAGGCGCACGCACGTATCAGGTCGCCCTTATGTGCTCAGAGCACAATCCGCTAGATTGTCATCGTTGCCTCTTGGTCGGCAGAGCCTTGAAAGAAAACGGCCTCGACGTGCGTCATATTCTGTCGGACGGTCGGATACGTTCTCACCGGCATATAGAAGACAATCTTCTCGCTCTGCTCGGCAACACTACTGGAGACTTGTTCATGCCTGCGCAAGATCGCCTATCAGCTGCATATCGTGATCGAGCCAGCAAAGTCGCATACGCTTTGCCAGTACACCGGAAAGCCACGTACTAA
- a CDS encoding DUF1236 domain-containing protein, with translation MKSNHLAMLLAALSLGVSPLATLPAAAQQDTTKSSGQTQSGSQSTDSGSQSGAGKTDCTPDASGACPQGKGQTTQQKSGQGSDMKKSAEQPSNDNGSTSGSTSGKASTETKPASPDASGATTTEQKPTAKSGTTDTSGSATTGTKGSTTQSGDATKQSTDQNATTTNKSSSETNVNNNTTTNKQTSNTTNVNISVEQQTEIRSVVKEVHVAPVKEVDFTVSVGVKIPKKVRLEPLPPRIVKIVPQYEGYRFFILADGRIVIVDPNALTIVYIIEA, from the coding sequence ATGAAAAGCAACCATCTCGCCATGCTTCTGGCAGCGCTGTCGCTCGGCGTATCGCCGCTTGCGACACTGCCGGCCGCGGCCCAGCAGGACACCACAAAGAGCAGCGGCCAGACCCAGTCCGGTTCTCAAAGCACGGATTCCGGCTCGCAATCCGGGGCCGGCAAGACCGACTGCACCCCCGATGCTTCCGGGGCCTGCCCGCAGGGCAAGGGCCAGACGACGCAGCAGAAATCCGGCCAGGGCTCCGACATGAAAAAGAGTGCTGAACAGCCTTCCAACGACAACGGTTCGACGAGCGGAAGCACCTCGGGCAAGGCTTCGACGGAAACCAAGCCCGCATCGCCGGACGCCAGCGGCGCCACCACCACCGAACAGAAGCCCACCGCCAAATCCGGCACGACCGATACCAGCGGCTCCGCCACCACAGGCACAAAAGGCAGCACTACGCAGAGCGGCGACGCGACCAAGCAGTCGACTGATCAGAATGCGACGACGACAAACAAGAGCTCGTCGGAAACCAACGTCAACAACAACACGACAACGAACAAGCAGACTTCGAACACCACCAACGTCAACATCTCGGTCGAACAGCAGACTGAAATTCGATCGGTGGTGAAGGAGGTCCATGTCGCACCGGTGAAGGAAGTGGACTTCACGGTCTCCGTCGGGGTGAAAATCCCGAAGAAGGTGCGGCTCGAACCATTGCCGCCGCGCATCGTCAAGATCGTTCCGCAGTATGAAGGCTATCGCTTCTTCATCCTTGCGGATGGCCGGATCGTCATCGTCGATCCGAATGCTCTGACGATCGTCTATATCATCGAGGCCTAA
- a CDS encoding BON domain-containing protein → MKFGPDNNNHEERFSQGHSSAATVATIEAALSADPDIDSSAIEVRMLGPVVLLEGYITKPADRDKAIALAAMIVGEENVHDRMLSRFSTQ, encoded by the coding sequence ATGAAGTTCGGCCCCGATAACAACAACCATGAAGAGCGCTTTTCGCAAGGCCACAGTTCGGCAGCAACCGTCGCCACAATCGAAGCAGCCCTTTCCGCTGATCCCGACATCGACAGCAGCGCTATCGAGGTCAGGATGCTCGGTCCTGTCGTGCTGCTTGAAGGCTATATTACCAAGCCCGCCGACCGCGACAAAGCCATCGCGCTTGCGGCGATGATCGTCGGTGAGGAGAATGTCCACGACCGGATGCTGAGCCGTTTCTCCACGCAGTAG
- a CDS encoding SGNH hydrolase domain-containing protein has translation MAGFPHRLDEVYSPVAQADEARLESTFLSLNDNIQAEKPVIFIIGDSHARNWSIALKNYVDTDRYQVVALSYLNCMVEIKNDSVKAPSRASIYDKYCIPFEKYINDKSLLSRTKAIFLTSLRPFEYTVNPFRFELISWMKSHSDNARVFVFGNYFQLDELHSCLGLMFQRKSDASICLRSASYPPANQPLEQLPFFPSGLPFTYVDIVKLHCDYDKEKCLTSSRGVPFITDWNHMTAEFLTTLIGDILEKKTADLRSNGLLDFLVPPHPSQAERTASSEPNAGPASSASPSN, from the coding sequence ATGGCCGGTTTTCCTCACAGGCTGGATGAAGTCTATTCACCTGTCGCGCAGGCGGACGAAGCACGGCTCGAAAGCACTTTTCTAAGCTTGAACGACAACATTCAAGCTGAGAAGCCCGTTATCTTCATCATTGGGGACTCGCACGCCAGAAATTGGTCGATTGCGCTGAAAAATTACGTCGATACCGATCGGTATCAAGTCGTGGCGCTCAGCTATTTGAACTGCATGGTTGAGATCAAGAACGATAGTGTGAAGGCCCCCTCACGCGCCAGCATCTACGACAAATACTGCATTCCCTTTGAAAAATATATCAACGACAAATCATTGCTCAGCCGAACGAAAGCGATCTTCCTCACGAGCCTTCGGCCTTTCGAATACACCGTCAACCCGTTCAGGTTCGAGCTTATTTCCTGGATGAAAAGCCACTCGGATAATGCGCGCGTTTTCGTGTTCGGAAATTACTTCCAGCTCGACGAATTGCACTCGTGCCTGGGGCTGATGTTTCAGAGAAAATCCGACGCCTCTATCTGCCTGCGATCGGCGAGCTATCCGCCGGCCAACCAGCCTTTAGAGCAACTGCCCTTTTTCCCCTCCGGTCTTCCGTTCACCTACGTCGATATCGTCAAGCTTCACTGCGATTATGACAAGGAGAAATGCCTCACCAGCAGCAGGGGTGTTCCATTCATCACAGACTGGAACCATATGACAGCCGAATTTCTGACGACGTTGATTGGTGACATTCTGGAAAAGAAAACCGCCGATCTACGCAGCAACGGTCTGCTCGATTTCCTGGTACCGCCGCACCCCAGCCAAGCCGAACGAACGGCAAGTTCTGAGCCGAACGCTGGTCCCGCGTCTTCCGCCTCTCCATCAAATTAG
- a CDS encoding DUF1236 domain-containing protein: MNIKAVGIAAGLLLASTSAFAQQSTVTGAVGGAATGAIVGGPVGAAVGGIVGGVAGSVIDPPPPKVVTYVEQAPAPAERVVVKEKVVVGQPLPETVVATPIPDDPKYAYAIVNDQRVIVEPSSRTVIQVIE, from the coding sequence ATGAATATCAAAGCAGTAGGAATTGCCGCTGGTCTCCTGTTGGCCTCGACCTCTGCCTTTGCGCAGCAGTCGACGGTCACAGGCGCGGTCGGAGGCGCCGCGACGGGTGCCATCGTCGGCGGCCCGGTGGGTGCTGCTGTCGGCGGCATCGTCGGCGGCGTCGCAGGCAGCGTCATCGATCCGCCGCCGCCAAAGGTGGTGACCTATGTCGAGCAGGCTCCCGCCCCGGCTGAACGCGTCGTGGTGAAGGAGAAGGTTGTCGTCGGGCAGCCCCTGCCGGAGACAGTCGTCGCGACGCCAATTCCTGACGATCCGAAATATGCCTATGCGATCGTCAACGATCAGCGTGTGATCGTCGAACCTTCCTCGCGGACGGTCATCCAGGTCATCGAGTGA